In Spartobacteria bacterium, a single window of DNA contains:
- a CDS encoding chemotaxis protein CheW has product MHVVGMRHRIKMVPLAYYHCMSRIVGREMLLGDREKEHMIALIRRIEGFTGVRVLTYAIMTNHVHLLLEEPDRNTVVSEDELRRRMAFLYSEDECEEIYERWDVWDIESSVRDKLRYTRRMHDISEFMKQLKQRFSRWYNKRNQRCGALWDRRFKSVLVEPGTPLRVVAAYIEMNPVRAGMENEPHFYRYCGFAEAMGGGQAARSGIRTITQSMDPSGNDWPSLSAHYLERILMYDEVRKHPERACTGHDFLREKLGKKLELTQFERLLCRCRYFTDGRIIGCKTFIEDFFQANRHLFGEKRVTGARKVKGGWDDLFAIRDLPDW; this is encoded by the coding sequence ATGCATGTTGTGGGCATGAGACATAGAATTAAAATGGTGCCACTTGCCTATTATCATTGTATGAGCCGTATTGTCGGGCGAGAGATGCTTCTGGGCGACCGAGAAAAAGAGCATATGATTGCGCTTATTCGACGTATCGAAGGGTTTACCGGGGTACGTGTATTAACGTATGCGATTATGACGAATCATGTACATTTGCTGCTGGAAGAACCGGATAGAAATACGGTCGTTTCCGAGGATGAATTACGTCGTCGCATGGCGTTTTTATATTCAGAGGATGAATGTGAAGAAATCTATGAGCGATGGGATGTGTGGGACATAGAGAGTTCTGTACGTGATAAGCTGCGATACACGAGAAGGATGCATGATATTAGCGAGTTTATGAAACAGCTGAAACAGCGGTTTTCTCGGTGGTACAACAAACGAAATCAGCGTTGCGGCGCTTTGTGGGACAGGCGCTTCAAGAGCGTGCTCGTTGAACCAGGCACTCCGCTGCGCGTAGTTGCTGCTTATATAGAAATGAATCCGGTACGGGCCGGAATGGAAAACGAACCACATTTTTATCGGTATTGCGGCTTTGCCGAGGCGATGGGCGGCGGACAGGCCGCAAGGTCGGGGATTCGCACGATTACCCAATCGATGGATCCGTCCGGCAACGACTGGCCCAGTCTCTCCGCCCACTATCTAGAACGTATATTAATGTATGACGAAGTCCGAAAGCATCCGGAACGCGCCTGTACCGGCCATGATTTTTTACGAGAAAAACTCGGAAAAAAACTGGAATTAACCCAATTTGAACGACTGCTATGCCGCTGCAGATACTTTACTGACGGGCGTATCATCGGCTGCAAGACCTTCATAGAGGATTTTTTTCAAGCGAATCGACATCTCTTCGGTGAAAAGAGAGTCACGGGAGCACGAAAAGTCAAAGGGGGCTGGGATGACTTATTTGCCATTAGAGATCTGCCAGACTGGTAA
- a CDS encoding ABC transporter permease produces MSNIWNAVKQYGVYLGLLVLCVALTFSSEHFLTMNNIMNVIRQSSVIGIMGVGMTFVILTGGIDLSVGSILALSSVCTCYMMVNLHMSIFISIAAGLAIGVICGVIIGLLITKIGLPPFISTLAAMSICRGLVLVISSGRPIFGLPKAFGEIGGGYIGFIPTPVVILAVFYVVGIFILRKTRLGLYAYGIGDNEEATRLSGVNVDKYKVIIYALSGLSAAISGIVLASRLRSAQPMAGLSYELDVIAACVIGGVSLSGGSGRLIGTLGGALVISVLRNGLNLLNVSAHWQQVAIGVVIAVAVSIDTLRKKKHG; encoded by the coding sequence ATGAGCAATATCTGGAATGCCGTTAAGCAGTACGGGGTTTATCTCGGTCTGCTGGTATTATGTGTTGCGTTAACATTTTCATCAGAACATTTTCTGACGATGAATAACATCATGAATGTTATTCGGCAAAGTTCGGTCATCGGTATTATGGGTGTCGGAATGACCTTTGTTATTCTAACGGGCGGCATTGACTTGTCCGTTGGTTCCATTTTGGCACTGTCTTCCGTGTGTACCTGCTACATGATGGTAAATTTGCATATGTCGATTTTCATCAGTATTGCAGCCGGTTTGGCTATCGGCGTGATTTGCGGAGTGATTATTGGCTTGTTAATTACCAAGATCGGCCTGCCACCGTTCATTTCAACCCTGGCCGCTATGAGTATCTGCCGTGGTTTAGTGTTGGTTATATCCAGCGGTCGCCCGATTTTCGGCCTGCCCAAGGCGTTTGGCGAAATTGGCGGCGGGTATATCGGATTTATCCCGACACCGGTAGTGATTTTGGCGGTATTTTATGTGGTCGGCATATTTATTCTGCGAAAGACGCGTCTGGGTCTCTATGCCTATGGTATTGGTGATAATGAAGAAGCAACGCGTCTTTCCGGTGTAAACGTAGATAAATACAAGGTCATCATCTATGCTCTGAGTGGTCTGTCAGCAGCTATCAGCGGTATTGTCCTGGCATCCCGTCTGCGCAGTGCACAGCCCATGGCGGGTCTGTCCTACGAGCTGGACGTCATCGCGGCCTGCGTGATTGGTGGGGTGAGTCTTTCCGGTGGCAGCGGCCGCTTGATTGGAACCTTAGGCGGCGCACTGGTTATCTCCGTGCTGCGTAATGGATTGAATTTATTGAATGTGTCGGCTCACTGGCAGCAGGTTGCCATTGGCGTGGTGATTGCGGTCGCCGTTTCTATCGACACATTGCGTAAGAAAAAACACGGTTAA
- a CDS encoding sugar ABC transporter substrate-binding protein yields the protein MLKKFVMTTIMALVLSASAMAADFVLGFSPKALVSPFWIRMTEAVEKAAKENGIKLRIVAPPSESDVMQQMNMVEDLAQQNVDLIAVGPTDPQGLIPTFQSIIEKGTPVVIMETQTKLPGVDSISVIGSDNTVAGRMVGDEAVRLLNGKGNVVLIEGIPGNNTGEERKEGFLKVVKANPGLKLVASQPGNWERALAMNVMENILQSNPNVDFVFACSDEMALGSAMALEAVGKHIPVFGVDGNKEAVIAVKEGRMTGTIAQSPEKMGELLVTDVAVPLSKGQKVKPVLTTNFEMINKANCDQFLK from the coding sequence ATGTTAAAAAAATTCGTAATGACTACGATTATGGCGCTGGTTCTTTCTGCATCTGCAATGGCAGCTGATTTCGTGCTCGGTTTTTCACCGAAAGCACTGGTCAGCCCGTTCTGGATTCGTATGACCGAAGCGGTTGAAAAAGCAGCGAAAGAAAACGGCATCAAGTTGCGCATCGTCGCTCCTCCATCAGAAAGTGATGTCATGCAGCAGATGAACATGGTCGAAGACCTTGCGCAGCAGAACGTCGATTTGATCGCAGTTGGACCGACAGATCCTCAGGGATTGATTCCGACATTCCAGAGCATCATTGAAAAAGGTACTCCTGTTGTGATCATGGAAACACAGACGAAACTTCCCGGTGTGGATTCCATTTCTGTCATCGGTTCTGATAACACCGTGGCCGGTCGTATGGTTGGTGACGAAGCAGTTCGTTTGCTGAACGGCAAAGGCAACGTGGTTCTGATCGAAGGTATCCCTGGAAACAACACTGGCGAAGAACGCAAAGAAGGCTTCTTGAAAGTCGTCAAAGCTAATCCCGGTCTGAAACTGGTTGCATCACAGCCGGGTAACTGGGAACGCGCTCTGGCCATGAACGTCATGGAAAACATCCTGCAGTCCAACCCCAACGTCGATTTCGTCTTTGCTTGCAGCGATGAAATGGCACTGGGTTCAGCTATGGCTCTGGAAGCGGTTGGCAAACACATTCCTGTGTTCGGCGTAGATGGCAACAAAGAAGCTGTCATTGCAGTCAAAGAAGGCCGCATGACCGGTACCATCGCACAGAGTCCTGAGAAAATGGGTGAACTGCTGGTAACAGACGTCGCCGTTCCTCTGAGCAAAGGTCAGAAAGTGAAACCTGTGTTGACCACCAACTTCGAGATGATCAACAAAGCGAATTGCGACCAGTTCCTGAAATAA
- a CDS encoding sugar ABC transporter ATP-binding protein, which yields MSNSEKQEVILEMQGITKRFPGVIALDNVQFDLRKGECHALLGENGAGKSTIMKILGGVYSLDEGTIKLRGEMHEFKNTMQSQMAGIGFIHQELNLVKELSVAENIYLGREPLLNKQMTLLNHKQLNADAQKVLDSINMKFKPTDKVGSLSIAHQQMVELAKALSLDAHIIIMDEPTSSLTDREVAELFRMVRILKEQGKSVVYISHRMDEIKEISDRVTVFRDGHYIGTKATESISVDEIINMMVGRSLTDQFPSRDCKIGEVVLKAEHISRKGVLDDVSLDVRAGEILGMVGLVGSGRTETVRCITGADRMDSGRVVVDGKELNVRSPIDAIVGGICLIPEERKAQGLVLGFSVQDNILLPLAKKLSKLCVINHRGIKKMTEDQVKALRIKTPNIQQKVKFLSGGNQQKVVLAKWMTSKFRVFIFDEPTRGIDVGAKYEIYKLMNQLVEAGNAVIMISSEMPEVLGMSDRIAVMCMGRKTGELSVSEATQERIMALATGTTIQQAV from the coding sequence ATGAGCAACAGTGAGAAACAGGAAGTGATTCTTGAAATGCAGGGAATTACAAAAAGATTCCCGGGCGTGATTGCGCTGGATAATGTTCAGTTTGATCTACGCAAGGGGGAATGCCATGCATTGCTTGGTGAAAATGGTGCCGGTAAATCGACAATAATGAAGATTCTCGGTGGCGTTTACAGCCTGGATGAGGGAACAATTAAGCTTCGCGGTGAAATGCATGAATTTAAGAATACGATGCAGTCGCAAATGGCGGGAATCGGTTTTATTCATCAGGAACTGAATTTGGTTAAGGAATTGTCTGTCGCTGAAAACATTTACCTGGGTCGCGAGCCTTTGTTGAACAAGCAAATGACGTTGTTGAATCACAAGCAGTTGAATGCGGATGCGCAGAAGGTGCTGGATTCAATTAACATGAAATTCAAGCCGACGGATAAGGTTGGCTCGCTGAGTATTGCCCATCAGCAGATGGTGGAATTGGCTAAAGCGTTATCGCTCGATGCGCACATCATCATTATGGACGAACCTACGTCATCTTTGACGGATAGGGAAGTAGCGGAATTATTCCGGATGGTTCGCATTCTTAAGGAACAGGGGAAATCGGTCGTTTATATTTCGCATCGAATGGATGAGATCAAGGAAATTTCAGACCGTGTGACCGTTTTCCGCGATGGTCATTATATTGGAACGAAAGCTACCGAATCCATTTCAGTAGATGAAATCATTAATATGATGGTAGGTCGTTCTTTGACTGATCAATTCCCGTCACGCGACTGCAAAATCGGCGAAGTGGTGCTGAAGGCGGAGCATATCAGCCGCAAGGGTGTGTTGGATGATGTTTCTTTGGACGTGAGGGCCGGTGAAATTCTGGGTATGGTCGGGCTGGTGGGAAGCGGCCGCACAGAAACAGTTCGCTGCATTACAGGTGCGGATCGCATGGATAGCGGACGGGTCGTGGTCGATGGCAAAGAACTCAATGTTCGCTCGCCCATTGATGCCATTGTGGGCGGTATTTGTCTGATTCCGGAAGAACGTAAGGCGCAGGGACTGGTGCTGGGTTTTTCTGTGCAGGACAATATTTTGCTGCCTCTGGCCAAAAAGCTTTCGAAGCTGTGCGTGATAAACCATCGTGGCATCAAGAAAATGACCGAAGATCAGGTGAAAGCACTGCGCATCAAGACGCCGAACATTCAGCAGAAGGTGAAATTCCTCAGTGGCGGAAATCAGCAGAAGGTTGTGCTGGCAAAATGGATGACGTCGAAGTTTCGAGTGTTTATTTTTGACGAACCGACGCGCGGGATTGATGTCGGAGCCAAATATGAAATCTATAAGCTGATGAACCAGCTCGTTGAAGCAGGAAATGCAGTGATCATGATTTCGTCAGAAATGCCTGAAGTTTTGGGCATGAGTGACCGTATCGCCGTCATGTGCATGGGGCGGAAAACAGGTGAACTATCCGTATCAGAAGCAACACAAGAACGTATTATGGCCTTGGCCACTGGAACCACAATTCAACAAGCTGTATAA
- the iolG gene encoding inositol 2-dehydrogenase, producing MTNKIRFGTVGLGRLGKVHAENIAFNVRNAELIAACSVVEAETTYAKEKLGVKYTYASYEEMLKNKELDAIFICSPSDLHCQQIQQALEAGFHVFSEKPMGTTIDEVHKAAAVVEQHKDKTFMLGFMRRYDETYMYAKEKIEKGEIGKPFMLRAYGLDPVAGMDGFVKFLKAGGSGGLFLDMAIHDIDLARWYLGSEVRSVYALGGCFVAPEVANYGDVDNGMAMIQFNNDAVAMLYAGRTCPHGYQVETEIIGTKGSIRIAGIPEKNLATLYNEHGAVRECSQSFPERFKQAYINEIQEFVDCINEGRTPGVNANDGVKSTEIAYACQESLSSKAIVLL from the coding sequence ATGACGAACAAAATACGGTTTGGGACAGTGGGACTTGGAAGGCTCGGCAAGGTTCATGCTGAAAATATTGCTTTTAATGTACGTAATGCAGAACTGATCGCAGCGTGCAGTGTGGTAGAAGCAGAAACGACGTATGCCAAAGAAAAACTCGGTGTAAAATATACGTATGCCAGTTATGAAGAAATGCTGAAGAACAAAGAACTGGACGCCATCTTTATTTGTTCACCGTCAGACTTGCACTGCCAGCAGATTCAGCAGGCGCTGGAAGCAGGCTTTCATGTTTTCAGTGAAAAACCCATGGGCACAACCATTGACGAAGTGCACAAAGCGGCTGCGGTTGTTGAACAGCACAAAGACAAAACGTTTATGCTTGGATTCATGCGCCGCTATGACGAAACCTATATGTACGCCAAAGAAAAAATTGAAAAAGGCGAAATCGGAAAACCCTTCATGCTGCGTGCATATGGTTTAGATCCAGTTGCCGGCATGGATGGCTTTGTAAAATTTCTAAAAGCAGGTGGATCAGGCGGTCTGTTCTTAGACATGGCCATTCATGACATTGATTTAGCCCGGTGGTATCTGGGCAGCGAAGTCCGCAGCGTGTATGCTCTGGGCGGCTGTTTTGTGGCTCCGGAAGTAGCTAATTACGGCGATGTCGACAACGGCATGGCCATGATCCAGTTTAACAATGATGCCGTCGCCATGCTGTACGCCGGACGAACCTGCCCGCACGGTTACCAGGTGGAGACGGAGATCATTGGAACCAAAGGCTCTATTCGTATTGCCGGTATTCCCGAAAAGAATCTGGCGACCCTCTATAATGAACATGGGGCGGTACGCGAATGCTCACAGAGCTTCCCTGAGCGCTTCAAACAGGCCTACATCAACGAAATTCAGGAATTTGTCGATTGCATCAACGAAGGCAGAACGCCGGGCGTGAATGCCAATGACGGCGTAAAATCCACGGAAATTGCTTACGCCTGTCAGGAATCCCTGTCCAGCAAAGCCATAGTTTTACTTTAA
- a CDS encoding 5-deoxy-glucuronate isomerase: MRIKQASPFKKGYNAICSMDNDPLSMLMDIGELLLSKGDVFSISEPEKETAVLLVKGSGTLKWDGKATDVSRGNFIDDDPWCLHVPAGITVDICSADDSEWIILKTTQDNTFESKLYTPDECKSEQFGAGTLEETATRTVRTIFDVHNAPYSNLVIGEVINHAGRWSSYPPHDHAQPEVYHYRFEKEQGFGISVVEDDAFVVRNTDTVCIPGGKVHPQVAAPGYPMWYCWMIRHLPGDPFDDRFFRDEHKWLLDK; this comes from the coding sequence ATGCGCATCAAACAAGCATCCCCCTTCAAAAAAGGTTACAACGCCATCTGCAGCATGGACAACGACCCACTGAGCATGCTCATGGATATCGGTGAACTATTGCTCAGCAAAGGTGACGTTTTTTCCATCAGTGAGCCCGAAAAAGAAACAGCCGTTCTGCTGGTCAAAGGGTCGGGCACATTGAAATGGGATGGCAAAGCTACTGACGTATCTCGTGGAAATTTCATTGACGACGATCCGTGGTGTCTGCATGTACCCGCAGGCATCACAGTAGACATCTGCTCCGCTGACGACTCGGAGTGGATTATACTAAAAACTACACAAGACAACACATTCGAATCCAAGCTCTACACACCGGACGAATGCAAGAGTGAGCAATTCGGAGCAGGCACACTGGAAGAAACAGCTACACGAACAGTGCGCACCATATTCGACGTTCACAACGCCCCCTATTCCAATCTCGTGATAGGGGAAGTGATCAACCATGCCGGACGCTGGTCAAGCTATCCTCCTCACGACCATGCGCAGCCCGAGGTTTATCACTATCGCTTCGAAAAAGAGCAGGGATTCGGTATCTCTGTTGTCGAAGATGACGCCTTTGTCGTTCGGAATACAGACACCGTCTGTATTCCGGGCGGCAAGGTTCATCCGCAAGTCGCCGCACCCGGCTATCCCATGTGGTACTGCTGGATGATCCGCCATCTACCGGGCGACCCTTTTGACGACCGCTTCTTCCGTGACGAACACAAATGGCTTTTAGATAAATAA